Part of the Mycolicibacterium mageritense genome is shown below.
ACCGCCGCGGCCTGATCGTCCTGCCAATCGTGCACGACGTGTTTGAGCAGATAGATGTCTCCGCCGGTGGGAACCCGGTCGAAGAAGGAACCGGCGCTGATCGTGACCCGATCGTCGACCCCGGCCGACCGAAACACCGCGCGCGCACGGCTTTCCAGTGAAGCCTGCTCGAGCAGCACGCCGCGGGACTGCGGGGCGGACTTCAGCACTGCCGCCAGCATCTGCCCGTTGCCGCCACCGACATCGACGATGGTGCGCGCCTGCGTGAAATCGTAGGCGGCCAGTATCGGCGGGATCGCCAGGGACGTCACGCACGTCATGGCGTCGTTGAACACGCGCGCGGTTTCCGGATCCTGGTCGAGAAACTCGAAAAGGCCCATGTCGTGGTCGGATTCGAGAGTGGTCCGCCCGGTGCGGACCACCTGGGCCAGGTTGCCGAACTGCTCCCAGTACAGGGGGTGGCTGAGCATCATCAGCAGCGGACGGATCGACATCGGCGCGTCGGTGCGCAACGGCTCGGCCATCGACGTCATCTCGAACCGGCCGTCCCGCCGTTGCCGGAAGATGTGCTGCGTCGCCAGCACCCGCAACAGCCGGTGCACGGCATCCGGGTCGGCGTCGATGCGTTCGGCGATCTGACCCGCCGTGAGCGGACCGGCTGCGAGCACGTCGGCGATGCCCAGCCGGGCCGCGGCGAAAATCGTCTGCGAGACCGCGAACCCCATCGTGAGGTCAAGCACTCCCGCGAACGGCGGCACCATCTTGCACCGCACCCGGTGCAGCCCCGCGCGGACCGACTCGACGGCGCGGGCCAGCCTCGGCGGTGGG
Proteins encoded:
- a CDS encoding methyltransferase, with the translated sequence MINRSAEPDSPPKLPPPRLARAVESVRAGLHRVRCKMVPPFAGVLDLTMGFAVSQTIFAAARLGIADVLAAGPLTAGQIAERIDADPDAVHRLLRVLATQHIFRQRRDGRFEMTSMAEPLRTDAPMSIRPLLMMLSHPLYWEQFGNLAQVVRTGRTTLESDHDMGLFEFLDQDPETARVFNDAMTCVTSLAIPPILAAYDFTQARTIVDVGGGNGQMLAAVLKSAPQSRGVLLEQASLESRARAVFRSAGVDDRVTISAGSFFDRVPTGGDIYLLKHVVHDWQDDQAAAVLRRVREAMSPLSKLLVVETVIPPGNTTHFGKLLDLDMMIFAGGRERSQQEISDLLTETGFELQRVVPTVTHLSLIEAVAA